The following are encoded in a window of Flavobacteriales bacterium genomic DNA:
- a CDS encoding pyridoxine 5'-phosphate synthase: MTRLSVNINKLATLRNARGGNNPDVVRMALDIERFGAQGITVHPRPDERHIRRADVLALAPLLTTEFNIEGYPSEEFIALVLQVRPAQVTLVPDPPGVLTSNAGWDARAHKAALREVIARFRAAGIRSSIFMETDTEQIGHAADTSTDRIELYTEPYARGFHADREAAVAPFVLAAERAAGLGLGLNAGHDLDLHNLGFFQRNVPGLLEVSIGHALICDALTYGLENSVALYLRELR, encoded by the coding sequence GTGACGCGGCTGAGCGTGAATATCAACAAGCTGGCCACGCTGCGCAACGCGCGGGGCGGCAACAACCCCGATGTGGTGCGCATGGCGCTGGACATCGAGCGCTTCGGAGCGCAGGGGATCACCGTGCATCCGAGGCCCGATGAGCGGCACATCCGCCGCGCCGATGTGCTGGCCCTGGCCCCGCTGCTCACCACCGAGTTCAACATCGAGGGCTACCCCTCGGAGGAGTTCATCGCCCTCGTACTTCAGGTGCGGCCCGCGCAAGTGACCCTCGTGCCCGACCCCCCCGGGGTGCTCACCAGCAACGCGGGTTGGGACGCCAGGGCGCACAAGGCGGCGCTGCGTGAGGTGATCGCGCGTTTCCGGGCGGCCGGGATCCGCAGCTCGATCTTCATGGAGACCGATACCGAACAGATCGGCCATGCCGCCGACACGAGCACCGACCGCATCGAACTCTACACCGAGCCCTATGCGCGGGGTTTCCACGCCGATCGCGAAGCGGCCGTTGCGCCTTTCGTGCTTGCCGCGGAACGGGCCGCCGGACTGGGCCTGGGGCTCAACGCCGGACATGACCTGGACCTGCACAACCTGGGCTTCTTCCAGCGGAACGTGCCCGGCCTGCTGGAAGTATCCATCGGCCATGCCCTGATCTGCGACGCGCTCACCTACGGCCTGGAGAATTCCGTGGCCCTTTACCTGCGCGAATTGCGATGA
- a CDS encoding choice-of-anchor J domain-containing protein produces the protein MSTRFPTQALSLLALTVLLTTGCKKEFDEPPIRQLPVGQVLTVAELRGLFQGTPVRFGGDSSVYAVVTADEQNGNLYRNIFVQDHTGAIQLRLQNPGGLYQGDSIRIYLPGTVLSTFSGMLQLDSVDVDNNVVKQATQVYKAPTLLTIPQVTPAMQGMLIRLENVEFATSQLGLTYANAVDQQTQNRTLTDCDGNTIIVRTSGYANFAAQQLPTGNGGFVAVVGQFNTDMQLFIRDINEVQLTGTRCDGGGPGPCDYDVQPVQGFTQTFADVPADNVDYANPDWLNIAHVGSRLWRGRVFQSDRYVRATSFGSNQTNEAWLITPPVAMGGGQVGLSFRSATAFWNEASWPHPLTVKVSNDFDGCDIAAATWYTVTGYAASTQATPNYTFVNSGLVELTSFLPQGASGELHVAFLYNGQHPGGVTTTLDLDDISISQ, from the coding sequence ATGAGCACACGCTTTCCAACACAGGCACTTTCGCTCCTCGCCCTCACCGTCCTGCTGACGACGGGCTGCAAGAAGGAGTTCGATGAACCGCCCATCCGGCAATTGCCCGTGGGCCAGGTCCTCACCGTGGCCGAACTGCGCGGCCTCTTCCAGGGCACGCCCGTGCGCTTCGGTGGTGACAGCTCGGTGTATGCGGTGGTGACAGCCGATGAGCAGAATGGCAACCTCTACCGCAACATCTTCGTGCAGGACCACACGGGCGCCATCCAACTGCGCCTGCAGAACCCCGGCGGCCTGTACCAGGGCGATTCCATCCGCATCTACCTGCCCGGCACCGTGCTCAGCACCTTCAGCGGCATGCTCCAACTGGATTCGGTGGACGTGGACAACAACGTGGTGAAGCAGGCCACGCAGGTGTACAAGGCGCCCACGCTCCTGACGATTCCGCAGGTGACACCCGCCATGCAGGGCATGCTCATCCGGCTGGAGAACGTGGAGTTCGCCACCAGCCAGCTGGGCCTGACCTACGCCAACGCGGTGGACCAACAGACGCAGAACCGCACGCTCACCGACTGCGACGGCAACACCATCATCGTGCGCACCTCCGGCTACGCCAATTTCGCCGCGCAGCAGCTGCCCACCGGCAATGGCGGCTTCGTGGCCGTGGTGGGCCAGTTCAACACCGACATGCAGTTGTTCATCCGTGACATCAACGAGGTGCAATTGACGGGCACCCGCTGCGATGGTGGCGGCCCAGGCCCCTGCGACTACGATGTGCAACCCGTGCAGGGCTTCACACAGACCTTCGCCGACGTGCCCGCGGACAATGTGGACTACGCCAACCCGGATTGGCTGAACATCGCCCATGTGGGATCGCGCCTGTGGCGTGGACGCGTTTTCCAGAGCGATCGGTACGTACGTGCCACTTCCTTCGGATCGAACCAGACCAACGAGGCCTGGCTCATCACACCGCCGGTGGCCATGGGCGGTGGGCAGGTGGGGCTGAGCTTCCGCTCGGCCACGGCCTTCTGGAACGAGGCCTCCTGGCCACATCCCCTCACCGTGAAGGTGAGCAACGACTTCGACGGCTGTGACATCGCCGCCGCCACCTGGTATACGGTGACGGGCTACGCGGCCTCCACACAGGCCACCCCCAACTATACCTTCGTGAACAGCGGTCTGGTGGAACTCACCTCCTTCCTGCCCCAAGGCGCGAGCGGCGAACTGCACGTGGCCTTCCTCTACAACGGGCAGCACCCCGGCGGCGTCACCACCACGCTGGACCTCGATGACATCAGCATCTCACAATGA
- a CDS encoding endonuclease/exonuclease/phosphatase family protein: protein MRHLALTPLLLTLLWHGPIAAQNTKQEYAPLLVGFYNVENLFDTLDTPGLNDEEYTPGAPKQWNTQRYHRKLDRLAQVIGDMGKDLDPRGLAIVGLCEVENKQVVEDLAATPPIKDRGYQVVHVPGPDRRGVDVALMYNPKLFKPFYHKSYTLTLPDNPDFRTRDQLLVSGVLDGDTTHVIVAHWPSRRGGEKRSAPLRKAAAELGRSIIDSLLAVTPNARIMYMGDLNDDPVNPSVLRFLRSTGEKAKAQDGLLFNPMWASYQKGIGSLAWRDAWNLFDQIIISPALVTGEGGRYRYYGVRIFNEPYLRQKDGNFAGYPWRTYVGDTYQDGFSDHFPVFLILVKDAGN, encoded by the coding sequence ATGCGACACCTTGCGCTGACCCCTCTTCTCCTCACGCTGCTCTGGCATGGACCGATCGCCGCGCAGAACACCAAACAGGAATACGCGCCCCTGCTGGTGGGCTTCTACAACGTGGAGAACCTCTTCGACACGCTGGACACTCCAGGTCTGAACGATGAGGAGTACACGCCGGGTGCGCCCAAGCAGTGGAACACCCAGCGCTACCACCGCAAGTTGGACCGGCTGGCGCAGGTGATCGGCGACATGGGCAAGGACCTTGATCCGCGCGGGCTGGCCATCGTGGGTCTGTGCGAGGTGGAGAACAAGCAGGTGGTGGAGGATCTCGCCGCCACGCCCCCCATCAAGGACCGCGGCTACCAGGTGGTGCATGTGCCCGGCCCCGATCGCCGTGGTGTGGACGTGGCGCTGATGTACAACCCGAAGCTCTTCAAGCCCTTTTACCACAAGAGCTACACGCTCACGCTGCCGGACAACCCCGATTTCCGTACCCGCGACCAGTTGCTGGTGAGCGGCGTGCTCGATGGTGACACCACGCACGTGATCGTGGCGCACTGGCCCTCGCGACGCGGCGGCGAGAAGCGCTCCGCTCCACTGCGCAAGGCGGCCGCTGAACTGGGTCGCAGCATCATCGATTCCCTGCTCGCCGTAACGCCCAATGCGCGCATCATGTACATGGGCGACCTGAACGACGATCCCGTGAACCCCAGCGTGCTGCGTTTCCTGCGGAGCACGGGCGAGAAGGCCAAGGCGCAGGACGGACTGCTCTTCAATCCCATGTGGGCATCCTATCAGAAAGGTATAGGCTCATTGGCCTGGCGCGATGCCTGGAACTTGTTCGACCAGATCATCATCTCCCCGGCGCTCGTCACCGGCGAGGGAGGCCGCTATCGCTACTACGGTGTGCGCATCTTCAACGAACCCTACCTGCGGCAGAAGGACGGCAACTTCGCTGGCTACCCTTGGCGCACCTACGTGGGCGACACCTACCAGGACGGGTTCAGCGACCACTTCCCGGTGTTCCTCATCCTGGTGAAGGACGCCGGCAACTGA
- a CDS encoding NAD kinase: protein MRTAVNGRTMDADSAPLVLEVLSRMAAHGLEPLITPAFAAWLQDSGGSHAWPVLPEGDPAQQDIDLFIGLGGDGTLLDTVTLAGRSGIPVLGINLGRLGFLSSVRIEEVDEALKALRQGRYALQDRSLLEVTGHDELLGARNFALNEVSIHKRDSASMIAVHVHLGEDYLNTYWADGLIIATPTGSTAYSLSCGGPILYPTGEALVINPISPHNLNVRPFVVPDHYTIRLRLEARQDRCLLNLDARSVTIDGQSTVTIRRAPFTVKLVQLDGQDFLHTLRTKLNWGLDLRSGRIG, encoded by the coding sequence ATGCGCACGGCGGTGAACGGACGGACCATGGACGCGGACAGCGCGCCGCTGGTGCTTGAGGTGTTGTCCCGTATGGCCGCCCACGGGCTGGAACCCCTGATCACGCCCGCCTTCGCCGCGTGGCTGCAGGACAGCGGCGGCAGCCATGCCTGGCCCGTGCTGCCCGAGGGCGATCCCGCCCAACAGGACATCGACCTGTTCATTGGCCTGGGGGGCGACGGCACCCTGCTGGACACCGTGACCCTCGCCGGCCGCAGCGGCATACCCGTGCTGGGCATCAATCTGGGCCGGCTGGGCTTCCTCTCCAGCGTGCGCATCGAGGAAGTGGACGAGGCGCTGAAGGCCCTGCGGCAGGGACGCTACGCCCTGCAGGACCGCAGCCTGCTGGAAGTGACCGGCCACGACGAACTGCTGGGCGCCCGGAATTTCGCCCTCAACGAGGTGAGCATCCACAAGCGCGACAGCGCCAGCATGATCGCCGTGCACGTGCATCTGGGTGAGGACTACCTCAACACCTATTGGGCGGACGGCCTCATCATCGCCACGCCCACCGGCAGCACCGCCTACTCGCTCAGTTGCGGCGGCCCCATCCTCTACCCCACCGGCGAGGCCCTGGTCATCAACCCCATCTCCCCGCACAACCTCAACGTGCGCCCCTTCGTGGTGCCCGACCACTACACCATCCGCCTGCGCCTGGAAGCCCGGCAGGACCGCTGCCTGCTGAACCTCGATGCCCGCTCGGTGACGATCGACGGACAGAGCACCGTCACCATCCGGCGTGCACCCTTCACCGTGAAGCTGGTGCAACTCGATGGCCAGGATTTCCTCCACACCCTGCGCACCAAGCTCAACTGGGGGCTGGATCTGCGGAGCGGCCGCATCGGGTGA
- a CDS encoding alpha/beta fold hydrolase: MTVDLFHRRLGPADAPAVVILHGLLGSGDNWGSIARELSEPTDGSPPLHVVVADLRDHGRSPHTTETNYPLMAADMHALVDRLGLRDIVLVGHSMGGKAAMAFAQRWPELLKHLIVVDISPREHANNHDHIIHALATADLAPGRTRREVEEHVARHVKEPGVVQFLLKNLYWASEGQLAWRPNVAGLEKNLPGILASIGPETVTVPTTFIRGGQSGYILREDLPAIREQFPASRVETVSFAGHWVHAQAPDEVIAHIRQAASA, from the coding sequence ATGACCGTCGATCTCTTCCACCGCCGCCTGGGCCCTGCGGATGCGCCCGCCGTGGTGATCCTGCATGGCCTGCTGGGCAGCGGTGACAATTGGGGCAGCATTGCGCGTGAACTCTCGGAACCCACGGATGGATCGCCACCGCTGCACGTGGTGGTGGCCGACCTGCGCGACCACGGCCGATCGCCGCACACCACGGAGACCAACTACCCGCTGATGGCGGCCGACATGCATGCGCTGGTGGACAGGCTGGGCCTGCGCGACATCGTGCTGGTGGGGCACAGCATGGGTGGCAAGGCGGCCATGGCCTTCGCGCAGCGCTGGCCGGAACTGCTGAAGCACTTGATCGTGGTGGACATCAGCCCGCGTGAGCATGCCAACAACCACGACCACATCATCCACGCGCTCGCCACGGCGGATCTGGCTCCCGGCCGCACGCGGCGCGAGGTGGAGGAACATGTGGCACGCCACGTGAAGGAGCCGGGCGTGGTGCAATTCCTGCTGAAGAACCTCTACTGGGCAAGCGAGGGCCAATTGGCCTGGCGCCCCAATGTGGCCGGGTTGGAGAAGAACCTACCGGGCATCCTGGCATCCATCGGCCCGGAGACCGTGACGGTGCCCACAACCTTCATCCGTGGCGGGCAGAGCGGCTACATCCTGCGCGAGGACCTGCCCGCGATCCGGGAGCAGTTCCCCGCATCCCGGGTGGAGACGGTTTCCTTCGCCGGCCATTGGGTGCATGCGCAAGCCCCCGATGAGGTGATCGCCCATATCCGGCAAGCCGCTTCCGCATGA
- a CDS encoding carbohydrate binding domain-containing protein: MRHITLIACAALLALPMSGQVIFQSGFEDWTGNLPDDWYGVRSNLPQSGVEQVSTNVHSGDFAVRLIKASTGHQRFTTQDLTVVNGETYEVKFWVRGEGQIRIGLYDGRPTGSGYAPYVPQAFVTITGNTWQEVSLNITAAMDATDAQFILSLQNTVAPEHLVVDDVTITAQTVEPPPTLTIQQIQETTDPGGASPHVGVTVATGGVVTAVLSNGFFLQNGGGPWSGIFAFSTINTPAIGDAVTFTASVEEYFGMTQLTQLNNFVVSSSGNALVVTDVGTTQVNTETYEAVLVKVSNATCTNANAGFGQFIVDDGSGGCLVDDVIYSYTATQGTIYNVTGPVQYAFNEFKILPRDAGDVSVVTSVGEMLFADARIYPNPSSGSLWLELPAIDGRIEMTLTDAMGRIVHEAVLVQERSVVDVSGLASGSYLLTLRSTTGLWSTRVAVAR, translated from the coding sequence ATGAGACACATTACCCTGATCGCCTGTGCCGCATTGCTCGCCCTGCCGATGAGCGGGCAGGTCATCTTCCAGAGCGGCTTCGAGGACTGGACCGGCAACCTGCCCGATGATTGGTACGGGGTCCGCAGCAACCTGCCCCAAAGCGGCGTGGAGCAGGTGAGCACCAATGTGCACAGCGGCGACTTCGCCGTGCGCCTGATCAAGGCGTCCACCGGCCACCAGCGTTTCACCACACAGGACCTTACCGTGGTGAACGGCGAGACCTATGAGGTGAAGTTCTGGGTGCGTGGTGAAGGGCAGATCCGCATCGGCCTGTACGACGGGCGTCCCACCGGATCGGGTTACGCGCCCTATGTGCCGCAGGCCTTCGTCACCATCACGGGCAACACCTGGCAGGAAGTGAGCCTGAACATCACCGCCGCCATGGACGCCACCGACGCGCAGTTCATCCTTAGCCTGCAGAACACCGTGGCGCCCGAGCACCTCGTGGTGGACGATGTGACCATCACCGCACAGACCGTGGAACCGCCTCCCACGCTCACCATCCAGCAGATCCAAGAGACCACCGACCCGGGCGGCGCATCGCCGCATGTGGGCGTGACCGTGGCCACCGGTGGCGTGGTCACCGCCGTGCTCAGCAACGGCTTCTTCCTGCAGAACGGCGGCGGACCCTGGAGCGGCATCTTCGCCTTCAGCACCATCAACACGCCAGCCATCGGCGATGCGGTCACCTTCACCGCCAGTGTGGAGGAATACTTCGGCATGACCCAGCTCACGCAGTTGAACAACTTCGTGGTGAGCAGCAGCGGCAACGCCCTGGTGGTGACCGATGTGGGCACGACCCAGGTGAACACGGAGACCTATGAGGCCGTGCTGGTGAAGGTGTCCAACGCCACCTGCACCAACGCGAACGCCGGCTTCGGCCAGTTCATCGTGGATGACGGCAGCGGCGGATGCCTGGTGGACGACGTGATCTACTCGTACACGGCGACACAGGGTACGATTTACAACGTGACCGGCCCGGTGCAGTACGCCTTCAACGAGTTCAAGATCCTGCCGCGCGATGCCGGTGACGTCAGTGTCGTCACCAGCGTGGGCGAAATGCTTTTCGCCGACGCGCGCATCTACCCGAACCCGTCCAGCGGATCGCTGTGGCTGGAATTGCCCGCGATCGACGGCCGCATCGAAATGACCCTGACCGACGCCATGGGCCGCATCGTGCATGAGGCGGTGCTGGTCCAGGAGCGCAGCGTGGTGGATGTGAGCGGCCTGGCCTCCGGCAGCTACCTGCTGACCTTGCGCAGCACCACGGGCCTGTGGAGCACCCGCGTGGCGGTGGCCCGCTGA
- a CDS encoding BamA/TamA family outer membrane protein, giving the protein MFPFLLLFLSPGALHASGHAMPAAADTTVLRIVEIVIVGNKVTRERIILRELLFAPGDTLTGARFYEKLERGRQNLMNTGLFNTVVLLPVYLDPRTVVVEVRVNERWYLWPALIFELADPNFNTWWLTRDLDRVNYGLYLYRYNFRGQNETVYVKAQFGYTRQFALRYKVPYVDRRQRWGLSIGGSHFQQAEVTAGTVDNVRILLANPEGPNRTERKVDAELTLRRAHDVRHYWRIGWTQAEVTDTVTATALDYFKGDATTTEFLSLGYSLVWDRRDIRIFPRAGHYAELSVARLGLGIADRNAPDITTTYLAWKHWWRTGDRVTLALALRGKATWGTPPYYVQEGLGYRHYVRGYEYYVIDGEHFALGRANFVYQLVAPRDYRVERMPMEAFRTLHFALYANAFVDAGRVWDSRYAQQNFLAERWLSGYGVGLDLVSSYDQVIRGEYTLNALGEHGFFLHFSQPF; this is encoded by the coding sequence TTGTTCCCCTTCTTGCTGCTCTTCCTGTCGCCCGGCGCCCTGCATGCTTCCGGTCACGCCATGCCCGCCGCCGCGGACACCACCGTGCTGCGCATCGTGGAGATCGTCATCGTCGGCAACAAGGTCACCCGCGAACGCATCATCCTGCGCGAACTGCTTTTCGCCCCCGGCGACACCCTCACCGGTGCGCGCTTCTACGAAAAGCTCGAACGTGGCCGGCAGAACCTGATGAACACCGGCCTCTTCAACACCGTGGTCCTGCTGCCGGTCTACCTGGACCCACGAACGGTAGTGGTGGAAGTGCGGGTGAACGAGCGCTGGTACCTCTGGCCTGCCCTGATCTTCGAGCTGGCCGACCCCAACTTCAACACCTGGTGGCTCACACGCGACCTGGACCGCGTGAACTACGGCCTCTACCTCTACCGCTACAACTTCCGCGGCCAGAACGAGACGGTCTACGTGAAGGCGCAGTTCGGCTACACGCGCCAGTTCGCCCTGCGCTACAAGGTGCCTTACGTGGATCGCCGGCAACGCTGGGGCCTCAGCATCGGCGGCAGCCACTTCCAACAGGCGGAGGTCACCGCCGGCACGGTGGACAATGTGCGCATCCTGCTGGCCAACCCGGAAGGACCCAACCGCACCGAACGCAAGGTGGACGCCGAACTCACGCTGCGGCGCGCGCACGATGTGCGGCACTACTGGCGCATCGGCTGGACACAGGCCGAAGTGACCGACACGGTGACGGCCACCGCCCTGGACTACTTCAAGGGCGACGCCACCACCACCGAATTCCTGAGCCTGGGCTACAGCCTGGTGTGGGACCGGCGTGACATTCGCATCTTCCCGCGTGCCGGCCACTATGCGGAACTGAGCGTGGCCCGGCTGGGGCTCGGCATCGCCGATCGGAACGCGCCGGACATCACCACCACCTACCTCGCTTGGAAACATTGGTGGCGCACCGGCGACCGGGTGACCCTGGCGCTGGCCCTGCGCGGCAAGGCCACCTGGGGCACGCCGCCCTATTACGTGCAGGAGGGCCTCGGCTATCGGCATTACGTGCGTGGCTACGAGTACTACGTCATCGACGGCGAGCACTTCGCCCTGGGCCGCGCCAACTTCGTGTACCAACTGGTGGCCCCGCGCGACTACCGGGTGGAGCGCATGCCCATGGAGGCCTTCCGCACGCTGCACTTCGCCCTCTACGCCAATGCCTTCGTGGATGCCGGCCGCGTGTGGGACAGCCGCTACGCGCAGCAGAACTTCCTCGCGGAACGCTGGCTCTCCGGTTACGGTGTGGGCCTCGATCTGGTGAGCAGTTACGACCAGGTGATCCGCGGCGAATACACCCTGAACGCCTTGGGCGAGCACGGCTTCTTCCTACATTTCAGTCAACCATTCTGA
- a CDS encoding CBS domain-containing protein: protein MHAIDLITPDIPPLKPQDDIGRALDWMEEFKVAHLPVVKDRLLVGLVSDASLVDHNDPHAAVTSVMEQVEVPFVKGGQHIYEVMKLFSERGLTVVPVLDELGRYAGCINEHEALRRLAEVTNIQEPGSVVVLEMNQVDYSLHQLARIVEENDAKILSAFSRSMPDSTRLEVTLKINREEISPVLRGFERHDIFVKSTYQGSKLHEDLRDRYEGLMRYINL from the coding sequence ATGCACGCCATCGACCTCATCACGCCCGACATACCACCCCTGAAGCCGCAGGACGACATCGGCCGCGCGCTCGACTGGATGGAGGAATTCAAGGTGGCCCACCTGCCCGTGGTGAAGGACCGCCTGTTGGTGGGCCTGGTGAGCGACGCCTCGCTGGTGGACCACAACGACCCGCACGCCGCCGTGACCAGTGTGATGGAGCAGGTGGAGGTGCCCTTCGTGAAAGGCGGCCAGCACATCTACGAGGTGATGAAGCTCTTCAGCGAGCGCGGCCTCACCGTGGTGCCGGTGCTGGACGAACTGGGGCGCTATGCCGGTTGCATCAATGAACACGAGGCCCTGCGCCGCCTGGCCGAGGTGACCAACATCCAGGAGCCGGGCAGCGTGGTGGTGCTGGAGATGAACCAGGTGGACTACAGCCTGCACCAGCTGGCGCGCATCGTGGAGGAGAACGACGCGAAGATCCTCAGCGCCTTCAGCCGCAGCATGCCGGACAGCACGCGCCTGGAGGTGACCCTGAAGATCAACCGTGAAGAGATCAGCCCGGTGCTGCGCGGATTCGAGCGCCACGACATCTTCGTGAAGAGCACCTACCAGGGCTCCAAACTGCACGAGGACCTGCGCGACCGCTACGAGGGGCTGATGCGCTACATCAACCTGTGA
- a CDS encoding T9SS type A sorting domain-containing protein — protein sequence MMRSILLLPFLASLGHVLAQIPIAQARDLPVGSVVTVRGIVLNGAELGSIRYVQDPTAGIAVFPGAGSIGGFNPPRGADMTVTGPLKLFNGLLEIDPVQSFTVHSTGNALPTAQVVTPNGMGESNESELLRINACQFSGGGNFSSGTRGFTSNGQQGVIFLRSGHPLVGTPVPAGIVDLVGICSQFATGNPPVGGYQLLPRDASDFPASGTITVTSDVTQKDITSSGFKLEWNTNVAGSSRVRFGLTPSYGSVASATGTHTAHSVQLGGLTPATFYYAQAFSVLGTDTAFAPPGIYSTASAFAGDIKVYFNRPVDNSVSQGSPAIHIGSAMLDTIIAYIDRAESTLDIAVYNTNSNAIVSAVNEARQRGVQIRWIAEGSTGNTALSSLHPAIPVLYRQNSQGSGMHNKFIVADADGGPTAHVLTGSANFTNQSFTSDANNLVIVRDMALARCYRREFNEMWGSNGAMPNAANSRFGSAKNDDTPHLFNVGGTLVQSWFSPSDGTTARIAQSLATSDQRIEFALFAFTTSTLSNVLLERQAQPSVTVRGIIEEDDMVMWLYEALLAGGVDVRPDGAPNFLHHKYAIVDRHMPGSDPQVITGSHNWSFNAENHNDENTLIIHSAEVADQFYQEWHARWITAVAIDEEHMIANGLLLWPNPTDNLLFIGLGAHITPTAEVRITDMAGRVVHAERLAQLPAALDVSSLAPGSYVLDLIANDLRAQRRFVRYR from the coding sequence ATGATGCGATCCATCCTTCTCCTACCCTTCCTCGCTTCGCTGGGCCATGTGCTGGCGCAGATCCCGATCGCCCAGGCGCGCGACCTGCCCGTCGGATCGGTGGTGACCGTGCGCGGCATCGTGCTCAACGGCGCGGAACTGGGATCCATCCGCTACGTGCAGGACCCCACGGCCGGCATCGCGGTCTTTCCGGGCGCGGGATCCATCGGGGGTTTCAACCCGCCGCGCGGCGCGGACATGACAGTGACCGGCCCGCTGAAACTCTTCAACGGCCTGCTGGAGATCGATCCGGTGCAGAGCTTCACCGTGCACAGCACGGGCAATGCCCTGCCCACCGCGCAGGTGGTGACGCCCAATGGGATGGGCGAGAGCAACGAGAGCGAACTCCTGCGGATCAACGCCTGTCAGTTCAGCGGCGGCGGCAACTTCAGCAGCGGCACACGCGGCTTCACCAGCAACGGCCAGCAGGGTGTGATCTTCCTGCGCAGTGGGCACCCGCTCGTGGGCACGCCGGTCCCCGCCGGCATCGTGGACCTGGTGGGCATCTGCTCGCAATTCGCCACGGGGAACCCGCCCGTGGGCGGCTACCAGTTGCTGCCGCGTGACGCGAGCGACTTCCCTGCCTCAGGCACCATCACGGTGACGAGCGATGTGACGCAGAAGGACATCACCTCCTCGGGCTTCAAATTGGAGTGGAACACCAATGTGGCGGGAAGCTCGCGTGTGCGCTTCGGCCTCACACCCAGCTACGGGTCGGTGGCCTCGGCCACGGGCACGCACACCGCGCACAGCGTGCAGCTCGGCGGCCTGACGCCCGCGACCTTCTACTACGCGCAGGCCTTTTCCGTACTGGGCACGGACACCGCCTTCGCGCCACCGGGCATCTACTCCACGGCCTCGGCCTTCGCGGGCGACATCAAGGTCTACTTCAACCGGCCGGTGGACAACAGCGTGTCGCAGGGCAGCCCGGCCATCCACATCGGCAGCGCCATGCTGGACACCATCATCGCCTACATCGATCGCGCGGAGAGCACGCTGGACATCGCCGTGTACAACACCAACAGCAATGCCATCGTCAGTGCCGTGAACGAGGCCCGACAGCGCGGCGTGCAGATCCGCTGGATCGCTGAGGGCTCCACGGGCAACACCGCGCTCTCCAGCCTGCATCCCGCGATACCGGTGCTGTACCGGCAGAACAGCCAGGGCAGCGGCATGCACAACAAATTCATCGTGGCCGATGCCGATGGTGGTCCCACCGCGCATGTGCTCACCGGATCGGCCAACTTCACCAATCAGAGTTTCACCAGCGACGCCAACAACCTGGTGATCGTGCGCGACATGGCTCTGGCGCGGTGCTACCGCAGGGAGTTCAACGAGATGTGGGGCTCGAACGGCGCCATGCCCAACGCCGCCAACAGCAGGTTCGGCTCGGCCAAGAACGACGACACACCGCACCTGTTCAATGTGGGCGGCACCCTGGTGCAGAGTTGGTTCTCACCCAGTGATGGAACCACGGCGCGGATCGCACAGTCGCTCGCCACCTCGGACCAGCGGATCGAGTTCGCGCTCTTCGCCTTCACCACCAGCACGCTTTCCAACGTGCTGCTGGAGCGACAGGCGCAACCATCCGTGACGGTGCGCGGCATCATCGAGGAGGACGATATGGTGATGTGGCTCTATGAGGCATTGCTGGCCGGCGGGGTGGACGTGCGGCCCGATGGCGCACCGAATTTCCTGCACCACAAGTACGCCATCGTGGACCGCCACATGCCCGGTAGCGATCCGCAGGTGATCACCGGCTCGCACAACTGGAGCTTCAACGCCGAGAACCACAACGACGAGAACACGCTGATCATCCACAGCGCCGAGGTGGCCGACCAGTTCTACCAGGAGTGGCATGCGCGCTGGATCACCGCCGTGGCCATCGACGAAGAGCATATGATCGCGAACGGACTGCTGCTTTGGCCCAACCCCACGGACAACCTGCTGTTCATCGGGCTGGGGGCGCACATCACACCCACGGCGGAGGTGCGCATCACGGACATGGCCGGGCGTGTGGTCCATGCCGAACGTCTGGCGCAATTGCCGGCGGCACTGGACGTGTCATCCCTGGCACCGGGCAGCTACGTGCTGGACCTGATCGCCAACGATCTCCGTGCGCAGCGCCGTTTCGTGCGCTACCGCTGA